From a region of the Helicobacter hepaticus ATCC 51449 genome:
- a CDS encoding sigma-54-dependent transcriptional regulator, giving the protein MKIAIVEDDINYRKSLETAFEDYPQYEIVSFKNPKDALKKLDESFELVITDINMPQMDGLAFLQELNGRYEAIVITGNASVQNAIKSIRLGVKDFLIKGCEIETFIEAIERSHKVRQIAQKSPAKLSDSIKDFIASSPKLEEIKAIALKVAKTDASVLLLGQSGVGKDVFAQFIHRNSHRADAPFIAINMAAIPEHLLESELFGYEKGAFTDATTAKPGILEDANGGSVFLDEIGEMPLALQAKLLRVLQEKALTRLGSSKPIKIDVRFISATNADIQAKIAKNEFREDLFFRLQTIPLSIPPLKERKEEILPLSEWKLESVCMQYGLEQKRFSSQAKEALMSYEWPGNVRELLSVIERAGILSEGDEISVKDLFLESRSGVFGFVPQAQGSKIAELEKQLIAQTLIESANDVQKASDILGMNLEVLRHKIARYGL; this is encoded by the coding sequence ATGAAAATCGCAATCGTAGAAGATGATATTAATTATCGTAAATCATTAGAAACCGCGTTTGAAGATTATCCACAATATGAGATTGTCAGTTTTAAGAATCCAAAAGATGCCCTAAAAAAGCTTGATGAGAGTTTTGAGCTTGTTATTACAGATATTAATATGCCTCAAATGGATGGTTTAGCTTTTTTACAAGAGCTTAATGGGCGATATGAGGCAATTGTCATTACAGGGAATGCTTCTGTGCAAAATGCGATAAAATCCATTCGTTTGGGTGTTAAAGATTTTCTTATTAAAGGTTGTGAGATAGAAACATTTATTGAAGCCATAGAGCGTAGTCATAAAGTCCGCCAAATAGCACAAAAATCCCCTGCTAAGTTATCAGATTCTATTAAGGATTTTATTGCTTCTTCTCCAAAATTAGAGGAGATTAAAGCTATTGCACTCAAAGTTGCAAAAACTGATGCAAGTGTGCTACTTTTAGGGCAGAGTGGTGTAGGTAAAGATGTGTTTGCACAATTTATTCATCGTAATTCTCATAGGGCAGATGCGCCTTTCATAGCTATTAATATGGCAGCAATCCCTGAGCATTTATTAGAATCTGAACTCTTTGGGTATGAAAAAGGTGCTTTTACAGATGCTACAACTGCTAAACCGGGTATTTTAGAAGATGCTAATGGAGGCAGTGTATTTTTAGATGAAATCGGAGAAATGCCTCTAGCTCTTCAAGCTAAACTTTTGCGAGTATTGCAAGAAAAGGCTCTGACACGACTTGGTAGTTCAAAGCCTATCAAAATTGATGTGCGTTTTATATCTGCTACAAATGCCGATATACAAGCAAAAATTGCCAAAAATGAATTTAGAGAGGATTTGTTTTTTAGATTGCAGACAATTCCCCTATCTATCCCACCGCTTAAAGAGCGCAAAGAGGAGATTTTGCCCTTGAGCGAGTGGAAATTAGAATCTGTATGTATGCAGTATGGTTTAGAACAAAAGCGGTTTTCATCTCAGGCTAAAGAAGCTCTTATGTCTTATGAGTGGCCCGGTAATGTGCGCGAATTGCTTTCTGTTATTGAACGAGCTGGTATTTTAAGTGAGGGAGATGAAATAAGCGTAAAAGATTTATTTTTAGAGAGCCGAAGTGGTGTATTTGGGTTTGTCCCTCAAGCGCAAGGAAGCAAGATTGCCGAGCTTGAAAAGCAGCTTATCGCTCAAACACTTATAGAATCTGCTAATGATGTGCAAAAAGCAAGTGATATATTAGGTATGAATTTAGAGGTATTACGGCATAAAATTGCCCGCTATGGGCTTTAA
- a CDS encoding CNNM domain-containing protein, with translation MELLILYCIIAIVVCFVCSIMESVFLSITPSFVASYEKSNPKIGARLKELKNNVDDAEGAILVLNTFGITATSTGVGIEVAHIFGTEWQSFGAIILTIVLIYACEIFPKTLGATHWKSFVPIVTLSIHYLLKITFPFVWIAKLITRFVKPKKGSNPISREEILAASQIGQKGGSITAREQNIIENLLELKNYQAFDILTPRSVVFALHHNITIKEVLALEGIYHHSQIPVYGESVDNIIGIVLAVDILEEGIKKEKEKKIYELMRPVHTISLDISVLNLLNLFMSKKERFFAVQDAYEQLIGIVTLEDVIETLLGEEIIDEFDKTPDMQKLAREKIKGYRLKYLSKLK, from the coding sequence ATGGAATTGCTTATTTTATATTGCATAATCGCTATTGTTGTGTGCTTTGTGTGTTCAATTATGGAATCTGTCTTTCTATCTATCACACCCTCATTTGTTGCAAGCTATGAAAAAAGTAATCCTAAAATCGGTGCGCGATTGAAAGAGTTAAAAAATAATGTAGATGATGCCGAAGGGGCAATTTTGGTGCTTAATACCTTTGGCATTACAGCTACTTCTACGGGTGTGGGCATTGAGGTGGCACATATTTTTGGCACAGAATGGCAGAGTTTTGGGGCAATAATCCTTACTATTGTGCTTATTTATGCCTGTGAGATTTTCCCCAAAACTTTGGGAGCAACTCATTGGAAAAGCTTTGTGCCTATTGTAACACTTAGCATTCATTATCTCCTTAAAATTACTTTTCCTTTTGTATGGATAGCTAAGCTTATTACACGTTTTGTTAAGCCAAAAAAAGGCAGTAATCCCATAAGTCGTGAGGAAATTCTCGCAGCAAGTCAAATTGGGCAAAAAGGTGGCTCAATCACAGCACGGGAGCAAAATATTATAGAGAATCTCCTTGAGTTAAAAAATTATCAAGCCTTTGATATACTCACGCCTAGAAGTGTTGTATTTGCGCTGCATCATAATATCACAATTAAAGAAGTTTTAGCACTTGAGGGCATTTATCATCATTCACAGATCCCTGTTTATGGCGAAAGTGTGGATAATATCATTGGCATTGTCTTAGCAGTAGATATTTTAGAAGAAGGCATTAAAAAAGAAAAAGAAAAGAAAATCTATGAGCTTATGCGTCCAGTGCATACTATCTCTCTTGATATTTCGGTTTTAAATCTGCTTAATCTTTTTATGAGTAAAAAAGAGCGATTTTTTGCCGTGCAAGATGCGTATGAGCAACTTATTGGTATCGTTACACTAGAAGATGTGATTGAAACGCTTTTGGGTGAGGAAATCATTGATGAATTTGATAAAACTCCTGATATGCAAAAACTCGCAAGAGAAAAGATAAAAGGCTACCGCTTAAAATATTTAAGTAAGCTAAAATAA
- a CDS encoding CNNM domain-containing protein — protein MGLLIAYFLLAISISFVCSVLEAVLFSVTPPFIESYPKIHPKSGKILQYLKTNIDNAIGAILIVNLFANTVGAAGVGVQAVEIFGESWQGVVAFVMTMSILYISEIVPKTIGATYWKSLILPACYVILTLYWITFPLVYISRVITRLLKNNHTNQMSRDEILAVMELGEKSGSINELEGDILEHLIEQKSLKVKDIMTPKEQIFALDEQMSIKESIKATKEHKYSRIPLYAAIPSNICSVVYRKNILQAMLNGKKKKMLKDFAKDITKIEENVSLLDLLEQFINKKEHLFAVVDKRNNLVGIVSLDDVIMATLSVGTLKKD, from the coding sequence ATGGGTTTGCTTATTGCCTATTTTTTACTTGCAATTAGTATTTCTTTTGTGTGTTCGGTATTAGAAGCTGTGCTATTTTCAGTTACACCGCCTTTTATAGAAAGCTATCCTAAGATTCACCCAAAAAGTGGTAAGATTTTGCAGTATCTCAAAACAAATATTGATAATGCTATTGGAGCAATACTCATCGTAAATCTCTTTGCTAACACAGTGGGGGCAGCAGGTGTAGGTGTGCAGGCAGTAGAAATATTTGGTGAATCTTGGCAAGGTGTAGTCGCATTTGTGATGACTATGAGCATTTTATATATTTCAGAAATTGTCCCTAAAACTATTGGTGCAACTTATTGGAAATCTCTCATTTTACCCGCTTGTTATGTGATTTTAACACTTTATTGGATTACTTTTCCATTGGTATATATTTCACGCGTTATTACACGATTACTTAAAAACAATCACACAAATCAAATGAGTCGCGATGAAATATTAGCTGTTATGGAGCTAGGCGAAAAAAGCGGTTCAATCAATGAGTTAGAAGGCGACATTTTAGAACATTTAATAGAGCAAAAATCACTCAAGGTAAAAGATATTATGACCCCAAAAGAGCAAATATTCGCCCTTGATGAACAAATGAGCATTAAAGAATCTATCAAGGCAACAAAGGAGCATAAATATTCGCGTATTCCGCTTTATGCAGCAATACCAAGCAATATTTGTTCAGTCGTATATCGCAAAAATATTTTACAAGCAATGTTAAATGGCAAAAAGAAAAAAATGCTTAAAGATTTTGCCAAAGACATTACTAAGATAGAAGAAAATGTGAGTTTGCTTGATTTATTAGAGCAATTTATCAACAAAAAAGAACATTTATTTGCTGTTGTAGATAAAAGGAATAATCTCGTAGGCATAGTAAGCCTTGATGATGTGATTATGGCTACCCTTAGCGTTGGGACACTTAAAAAGGACTAG
- a CDS encoding replication-associated recombination protein A produces the protein MLNLAHLLRPTSLQDFIGQEHIIAPHTPLFKMLQHHTIAHCFFYGPPGSGKTTLAKLIAKELNKPFANFNATTFKIEELRKFIKNYEGGLYQPLIFIDEVHRLNTLQQEVLLPIMESHTAIIFGASTYNPFHSLTNAIRSRSFIFELKPLSPIHLEQILQYALTYLHNQKHLKVKLAPQAQEFIISSSAGDARAMLNLLDAACDTLNEKECLITYQALQSLRPYTLHDGSSEAQTHYSLISAMIKSIRGSDANASIYYLARLIAGGENPEFIARRLVILASEDIGNANPNALNLATSTMVAVSKIGYPESRIILSQCVIYLACSPKSNTAYNAINKALDSVKQGCILPIPKHIMPEAQKYLYPHDFGGWVEQNYLEDAKEPLEFVESTTKGFEKTLNEWLSKIKNIREKNE, from the coding sequence TTGCTAAATCTTGCACATTTACTCCGCCCTACTTCCTTACAGGATTTTATTGGACAAGAGCATATTATTGCTCCCCATACGCCACTTTTTAAAATGTTACAGCACCATACAATAGCACATTGCTTTTTTTATGGACCACCTGGTAGTGGTAAAACTACCCTTGCTAAACTTATTGCTAAAGAACTTAACAAACCATTTGCAAACTTTAATGCTACAACTTTTAAAATTGAAGAATTGCGTAAATTTATCAAAAATTATGAAGGAGGTTTATATCAACCGCTGATTTTCATTGACGAAGTGCATCGGCTCAATACATTGCAACAAGAAGTATTATTACCAATTATGGAATCTCATACTGCCATTATTTTTGGTGCAAGCACTTATAATCCATTTCATTCACTCACAAATGCCATTCGCTCACGGAGTTTTATCTTTGAGCTCAAACCGCTTTCGCCTATACATTTAGAACAGATTTTACAATATGCGCTCACTTATTTACATAATCAAAAACATTTAAAAGTAAAGCTTGCTCCTCAAGCCCAAGAGTTTATTATTAGCTCAAGTGCTGGAGATGCACGTGCTATGCTTAATCTCCTTGATGCTGCGTGCGATACCCTTAATGAAAAAGAATGTCTCATTACCTATCAAGCTTTGCAATCTCTGCGCCCTTATACCCTCCACGATGGCTCAAGCGAAGCCCAAACACATTATAGTCTTATTAGCGCGATGATTAAATCTATACGCGGCAGTGATGCAAATGCAAGTATTTACTATCTTGCACGACTTATTGCAGGAGGCGAGAATCCAGAATTTATTGCGCGACGACTTGTTATTTTAGCAAGTGAAGATATTGGGAATGCTAATCCAAATGCCCTCAACCTCGCCACAAGCACAATGGTAGCAGTGAGCAAAATTGGTTATCCCGAATCTCGCATTATTCTTTCTCAATGTGTCATTTATCTTGCTTGTTCTCCCAAAAGTAATACTGCTTATAATGCCATTAATAAAGCTCTAGATTCTGTTAAACAGGGGTGCATACTTCCTATCCCAAAACACATTATGCCAGAAGCTCAAAAATATCTGTATCCACACGATTTTGGTGGTTGGGTAGAACAAAACTATTTAGAAGATGCAAAAGAGCCTTTAGAATTTGTAGAATCCACAACCAAAGGCTTTGAAAAAACGCTTAATGAATGGCTTAGTAAAATAAAAAATATAAGAGAGAAAAATGAATAA
- a CDS encoding heat shock protein transcriptional repressor HspR: MYSYDEPVYLISVVARILEIHPQTLRQYEKEGLIQPGRTDGKMRLYSQRDIDKIKTILKLTRDMGVNLAGVDIILRLKERLDELDKMAGDLREDLAKHKGSSRVLKTNESSYEIILFQKNKVSPC, encoded by the coding sequence ATGTATAGCTATGACGAACCCGTTTATCTTATTAGTGTGGTAGCAAGGATCTTAGAGATTCACCCTCAAACTTTGCGTCAATATGAAAAAGAAGGACTTATTCAGCCTGGGCGCACTGATGGTAAAATGCGCTTATATTCTCAACGCGATATCGATAAAATTAAGACTATTCTTAAACTTACACGCGATATGGGCGTAAATCTCGCAGGAGTAGATATTATTCTTCGCCTTAAAGAGCGGCTTGATGAGCTCGATAAAATGGCTGGAGACTTACGAGAAGACCTTGCTAAGCATAAAGGAAGTAGTAGAGTGCTCAAAACAAATGAAAGTTCTTATGAAATTATTTTGTTTCAAAAAAACAAAGTGTCTCCTTGCTAA
- a CDS encoding DnaJ family protein → MSKSLYDTLEVNENASNDEIKKAYRRLARKYHPDINKDAGAEEKFKEINAAYEVLSDENKKAQYDRFGDAMFGGQNFHDFSRSQGSNVNLDDILASIFGQGGFSAGNGSGFNFSRSAGFGSGGDFGFSGFNAPNLDIQENIQIPFESAALGGSYHYNGRSGSFDIKIPVGLKNGETIRLKGKGSTHNGRSGDLLLKVQVLQSNEYEIDGDDLSKSFDVPLKVALFGGKITLPTLYKDITLTIPPNTKNNQKFRIKGKGIKNRKTSIMGDLYLRANIILPHTDHLSNELKNMLQEQLP, encoded by the coding sequence ATGTCAAAAAGTCTTTATGATACCCTTGAAGTAAATGAAAATGCCTCAAACGATGAAATAAAAAAGGCTTACCGCAGACTTGCACGCAAATATCACCCAGATATCAATAAAGACGCAGGAGCAGAGGAGAAATTTAAAGAAATCAATGCTGCTTACGAAGTGCTAAGCGATGAAAACAAAAAGGCTCAATATGACCGCTTTGGCGATGCAATGTTTGGCGGACAAAACTTTCACGATTTCTCCCGCTCACAAGGGAGCAATGTCAATCTTGATGATATACTTGCTTCTATTTTTGGACAAGGCGGATTTAGCGCAGGAAATGGCAGTGGATTTAATTTTAGCAGAAGTGCTGGTTTTGGAAGCGGTGGGGACTTTGGTTTTAGTGGTTTTAATGCTCCAAATCTTGATATACAAGAGAATATTCAGATTCCATTTGAAAGTGCAGCACTTGGCGGGAGCTATCATTATAACGGACGCAGTGGGAGTTTTGATATTAAAATCCCAGTGGGACTTAAAAATGGTGAGACTATCCGACTTAAAGGTAAAGGCAGCACACATAATGGACGCAGTGGGGATTTGCTCCTTAAAGTGCAAGTTTTGCAATCAAATGAATATGAGATTGATGGCGATGATTTAAGCAAAAGCTTTGATGTGCCCCTTAAAGTTGCACTTTTTGGAGGCAAAATTACGCTACCAACGCTCTATAAAGACATTACTTTGACGATTCCGCCTAATACCAAAAATAACCAAAAATTCCGTATTAAAGGTAAGGGTATCAAAAATCGCAAAACAAGCATTATGGGCGATTTGTATCTTAGAGCAAATATTATTTTGCCTCATACAGATCATTTGAGTAATGAGCTAAAAAATATGCTCCAAGAGCAACTCCCATAA
- a CDS encoding RecB-like helicase — protein MQSTKKQFFALKASAGSGKTFNLSLRFIYLLFQGANPHQILTLTFTKKASKEMYHRIHDYLKFLYDFTQDKHTKEGMNIYAALIKEGLSDEFLRDKIESIYYEFIQSNPRITTIDAFFHAVLKKFCWYVGISSHFEVGNVSKDEINERFLSTLSLQDVREIVAFCFHHKIKITKFLSMLYDFYMFSNETIQNLSPAPEISLLEVDDIEKLILEKMQIIYQFIFTQPQASQRAKNLFNKKDIKSICESPKMLLDWNDHSYLKKIDLSQFDDVREEILKLLHLYFIQREYKIFTWIKRFIYIFKQAKEQEIRAKNLLGFDDVMLKNYELLHQNIERDFFYFRLDEKITHILLDESQDTSLMQYQILKPIIEEIKSGEGRIGDRSVFMVGDEKQSIYMFRGSFAGVFEEAIKDFHQENLDYNFRSSPRVIAFNNDVFQSCFPYYLPQQYPHKPSHIKSNGYVRVLSQCMDNEDLGLHKQICAELEILLQNGANEDDIAILTFKNDDVLSLKEYISMQIPHLNIVTETNSSLFQRKEVKILICALEFILLYSKIQNGEYEADSYKQLLSTKKLYEKKIIKLLGKPYMCSNRLIDEIKTLMLPSDTPPSEAIFLLIEELDIAQAASMKFLELSCDYMRIEEFLDALPQMVCAAPIQNNKGVKIMTIHKSKGLEFEYVILCDKLSGFQQGREVFIYEYEDIQIKQMYYKIAGRESFDKEYQKALQAHKMREKQEEYNMLYVAFTRAKYGLSIVQKYKGSAFEILNLTPCCDEIAYISPKQSVKNISSIHTPQVLMHNMPSFGRQIAFIRQEKDERKGIFDTQQWHNIIFGHALHSVFELYLGYKMTQKDIQSILYNRYGFALSLSSIIQAMQYAINCIQSKKFIEMRKGKHIVCEVSYIAKEHLYRIDTLLYDEKEWIVLDYKSSATNIDMQEEQIREYMRFLFSLNKQEKQQEKNIRGFIVYPLKNVDEQFYEVSL, from the coding sequence GTGCAAAGCACTAAAAAGCAATTTTTTGCGCTCAAGGCTTCGGCTGGTAGTGGGAAGACTTTTAATCTTTCTTTACGTTTTATTTATCTCCTTTTTCAAGGAGCCAATCCTCATCAGATTCTCACTCTGACTTTTACTAAGAAAGCCTCTAAAGAAATGTATCATAGAATCCACGATTATCTCAAATTTCTCTATGATTTTACACAGGATAAGCATACAAAAGAAGGTATGAATATTTATGCCGCGCTCATCAAAGAGGGTTTGAGCGATGAGTTTTTACGCGATAAAATTGAAAGTATTTATTATGAATTTATACAAAGCAATCCACGCATTACGACTATTGATGCATTCTTTCACGCGGTATTAAAAAAATTTTGTTGGTATGTAGGTATTTCTTCACATTTTGAAGTAGGTAATGTGAGTAAAGATGAAATTAATGAACGCTTTTTGAGCACGCTTTCTTTGCAAGATGTGCGTGAGATTGTTGCATTTTGTTTTCACCATAAGATAAAGATTACAAAGTTTTTATCTATGCTTTATGATTTTTATATGTTTTCAAATGAGACTATTCAAAACCTTTCTCCTGCACCTGAAATCTCACTTTTGGAGGTAGATGATATAGAGAAATTGATATTAGAGAAAATGCAAATTATTTATCAATTTATCTTCACACAACCTCAAGCAAGCCAGAGAGCTAAAAATCTTTTTAATAAAAAAGATATTAAAAGCATATGCGAGAGCCCTAAAATGCTTTTAGATTGGAATGACCATAGCTATCTTAAAAAAATAGATTTAAGTCAATTTGATGATGTGCGTGAGGAAATACTAAAACTTTTACATCTTTATTTTATACAAAGAGAATATAAGATATTTACGTGGATTAAACGTTTTATTTATATATTTAAACAAGCCAAGGAGCAAGAAATAAGGGCAAAAAACCTTTTAGGATTTGATGATGTGATGCTTAAAAATTATGAATTGCTTCATCAAAATATAGAACGTGATTTTTTCTATTTTCGTCTTGATGAAAAGATTACGCATATTTTGCTTGATGAATCTCAGGATACAAGTCTTATGCAATATCAGATTCTAAAACCTATTATAGAAGAAATTAAATCGGGAGAAGGGCGTATTGGTGATAGAAGTGTTTTTATGGTGGGTGATGAAAAACAAAGTATCTATATGTTTCGTGGAAGTTTTGCGGGAGTGTTTGAGGAAGCCATAAAAGATTTTCATCAAGAAAATCTTGATTACAATTTTCGCTCAAGTCCGCGTGTAATTGCCTTTAATAATGATGTGTTTCAATCGTGTTTCCCATATTATTTGCCACAACAATATCCACACAAACCATCTCATATAAAGTCTAATGGTTATGTGAGGGTATTGTCTCAATGTATGGATAATGAAGATTTGGGATTGCATAAGCAAATATGTGCTGAACTTGAAATCTTATTGCAAAATGGTGCAAATGAAGATGATATAGCTATTTTGACTTTTAAAAATGATGATGTTTTATCACTCAAGGAATATATCAGTATGCAGATTCCTCATTTAAATATTGTTACTGAAACAAACTCTTCGCTTTTTCAAAGAAAAGAGGTAAAGATTCTTATTTGCGCCCTTGAGTTTATTCTGTTGTATTCAAAGATTCAAAATGGAGAGTATGAGGCAGATTCTTATAAACAATTATTGAGCACTAAAAAGCTTTATGAAAAAAAAATTATCAAACTTCTCGGTAAGCCTTATATGTGTTCTAATAGACTTATTGATGAGATTAAAACACTTATGCTCCCTTCTGATACACCACCTTCGGAGGCGATATTTTTACTCATTGAAGAGCTTGATATTGCACAAGCAGCATCTATGAAGTTTCTAGAGCTTAGTTGTGATTATATGCGCATTGAAGAATTTTTAGATGCATTGCCTCAAATGGTGTGTGCTGCACCGATACAAAATAATAAAGGTGTAAAAATTATGACAATTCACAAGTCAAAAGGCTTAGAGTTTGAATATGTTATTTTGTGCGATAAATTAAGTGGATTTCAGCAGGGCAGAGAAGTTTTTATCTATGAGTATGAGGATATACAAATAAAGCAGATGTATTATAAAATAGCTGGACGAGAGAGCTTTGATAAAGAATATCAAAAAGCACTCCAAGCACATAAAATGCGTGAAAAGCAAGAAGAGTATAATATGCTTTATGTGGCTTTTACACGTGCTAAGTATGGTTTAAGTATAGTGCAAAAATATAAAGGAAGTGCCTTTGAGATTCTAAATCTTACCCCTTGCTGTGATGAGATAGCATACATTTCCCCAAAACAAAGTGTGAAAAATATTTCTTCAATTCATACGCCACAAGTTCTTATGCACAATATGCCATCTTTTGGGCGACAAATTGCTTTTATCAGGCAAGAAAAAGATGAGCGAAAAGGCATTTTTGATACGCAACAATGGCACAATATTATTTTCGGACACGCTTTGCATAGTGTATTTGAATTATATTTGGGATATAAGATGACACAAAAAGATATACAAAGTATTTTGTATAATCGCTATGGATTCGCCCTTTCACTCTCAAGTATTATTCAAGCTATGCAATATGCGATAAATTGCATTCAGAGCAAAAAGTTTATAGAGATGCGAAAAGGTAAGCATATTGTATGTGAAGTAAGCTATATTGCTAAAGAACATTTATATCGCATAGATACACTTTTATATGATGAAAAGGAATGGATTGTTCTTGATTATAAAAGTAGCGCGACTAATATAGATATGCAAGAAGAACAAATCCGAGAGTATATGAGATTTTTATTTTCTCTTAATAAGCAAGAAAAACAGCAGGAGAAAAATATCCGAGGTTTTATTGTGTATCCGCTTAAAAATGTAGATGAACAATTTTATGAAGTAAGCTTATAA